CTTAACCAAACAGGTGGTACGGCAGGCCGCAACCTTCAAATGCTCCAACTGGGggacccggcccccagccagcgccggagtCCTCGGCATCGGCTCCAGCAGGGCCTCCGCCGGGAGCAGCCCCAGAAGCCTCCGGACCCAGTGGTCCGGAGCTGGAGGCTACCATGCCGCCACGTCCAgaagccgccccccaggaggaggcgatCAGGCCCACTGCGGCGGCAGAGGCCCCGGCAACAGCGCCGGGCGCCGAGGTCGGGCCTTCCCCAGCCGAACCGGCAGCTGAGGGGGTCGCTGCTACGGCGGAGGCTGCTAGGCCAgaggcagcggcgacggcggcaccggaggcagcggaggtggcggctccggaggcagcagaggctgcggctccggaggcagcagaggtggcggctccggaggctgcagaggctgcggctccggaggccgccgaagtcgccagcagcgccgccccaccagcggaggaggaggaaccggaggtggtgttGGGGAGGCctctcctcccgagcacagcggaggtcccactcccccggctcatagccaaatgccaacaagctcaactggagctagaggttggcatgcgccgggagtgggagaagctggaggcggagcgccagcggctctccgactgggaggtccgcctgggggaccgcatcaacaccgcctccgcccgccacgccaaggagcgcgccaagctcgtgtTGGAGCGCGAGCTCCTTTAGGAGGGACTGGAGGAGGCGCGCAACCGAGAGGCATCGGCGCTCcagcgggagaaggcggccaACCGGCGGGAAAAAGAGGCCCTCGAGGCGCAGATCGTCGCGGAGAGGCtgaaggaggcggcgacggctagggagcgggccgcccgggagctggcggaggcggcgagggaggcgtttaCAACGGCCGAGGCGCAACAGGCCTCCCTCGCAGaacaggtggcggcggcagcgaagaaagaagaagagctggccgcccgagaggcagaggaggtggcccggctgcaggagctccagaagcgggaagaggccgtggaggaggagctggcagccgggtaccagaggctccaggagcgcgaggcagcgctccaggagagggaggccaaggtggaggggctcctggcagagcagcacgccggcgccaaccgattaacaagatgggttggcgcggtgaaccctctgctagaggcGCTCGGGGCCAACCCCATCTGGATGCCGGAGGCCTCTTCACCATACGGTGCCGCGCTCCAtctgctggactccaccgccaggcggctgcaagatgcggaggccggcctacaggacctcctggaggcaGAAGGACGAGTAGTTGCCCGGgagatggcggagtacatcctcaccagcttccggagccatgatccaggcgtccagctgactcccgtactggtcggacccctccgggcaacggcagccgttgcgcgggaaggagtccaggaggcagtagacctggtcgcggcccgcctccggcgacgtcccgaacctgcagagagtggAGGTGCCTCCGGACCTccagagcagtagtgctagtatctttttgttatttcttttgtaatataattttTGTTATTGTAAAATAACTTCGTAATGTTGTGCATATTATCAGAGATGCATTTAAACATTTCGTGCGTCTACTTTTTTGAAAAACCTAGCTGTTTTCCTGGTCGTCGGTCCGGAAAGTGTTTTCGAGTCCACCGAGGTCccctggccccctgggaggtagtcgcgataagtcgggactagctgccatagaaccgaggtcctgcacatgacttaggatcgacgtttaGTTGACGTCCCCACAGGTTCCCGGTCTGGCCAGCAGAGGCCTCCTAAGTTGCGTAGCAAGTCAGAGCTCTAGGACCCATGTTTTAGGGCTAAAAAGGGGTCCCGGTCCCCTAGTACATGGTTCGAGGTGCAACGGCGCTCATCCTAGGAGGGCAAggtgtgtaggcttagggtacggaaccaggctaagcggctacacaaccctggaccccagcaaagggcgagcgcgtttccctgaagccagttaaCAGGAGTCCGGTTCCTTTTTTCCTTTGAGACAGAGGTCCGGGGCAGGGACGTAGCTACGCAACTTAAGAAGAACCTTGGCCATGACACAGACGCAGAAAACATGTGAGGGGTTAGCGTAATCAAGAAGCGAAAAAATGTAGAATtgtatagacttcaaggacgcaTTCGAGAACAAACtttcccttaatgaattggtacagaagagttgtgcgatgtacgccagggaccgggtttacgagggccaCTACAAGAAATCTTAGCTTTTATGACAAACCGAATCTGTCATGTAAAGTAAGCAATTGGTCATAAAAAGTAAGTTATGACCAAAATCCCCGCGTCACAGTGTCGTCACAAAACGACCGTCACATAAAGTACCTCGTGACGGTTTTATGGTCAACGGTCACAAAATGTCTGTATCTTTTGTGACGGAGGGTTTGTAGCGTCACATATTGTTTCCTTTTATGACGAGTACTTCTGTCATATATTAGCTAGTCAACGCATCACATTATGTACGAGTCGTCACAAATGCTAAGACGAAGAACAAGTTTCGATGGTTTTTTGTGACATCGCAGTGTCGTCATGTATAGTTTTTGTAGATTATGTGACACTTATATTTTGTCATGTTTTGTACTGGTTCGTATGCTATTTACAGAAATTTGCAGACGAGTCTGTGGCGTCACACTAGTCTTTCATCACAGCATACAAAAGCATAATTAATACACATATATCAGCCATCATCCACAGGATAGACACCACAATTCTCAAATCATTCAGAATTCACAGGTCAACACAATTCACTGAAGCCTTCATGGATACACATGTTCCAACCACAAACTTGCAGCATACTTGTTCAACCACATAGTTCCAGGTTCAACCACACATGTTCCAACCACAAAGTTCGAAGCACAGACTAAGTTAAAGCAATGTAGCAAAAGCTTAGACAAAGGCCTCATCCTCAGAAACTGCAGTCATACCTCAATCTTTCTGAAGTCTCAGGACAGCTCGCAGCAGCGCATTAGTCTCCTCAAACCTGCTAGTCATCCCCCTCACTTCCTCTTGGGTCTGCCGCAGCAAGTTTTGGTTTTCTTCAAGTGCGTCCTGCTGAGCTTGAAGTTGTGCCTGCAACTCTTCCCGCTTCCTAGCAGCTTCCTCTCTTTCAGCTTGGAGGGTTGCCTCAAACTCAGCTCGGATGCGTGCTTGTGCTGCTGTTGATGAGGACTGAGCATTCTTTGATGGTCGAGGGGCACCAATGTTAGGAAGAAATGTGGATGAGCGGCTGATCTCGCTAAGAGTTTCATCAACAATCTTGGTGggagattttttttcttctccttcttctggcTCTCTATCCTTCTCTGCCACCATCCGTTCCTACATAAAGAGAATGCAGTTAATAATAAGGCCAGGCACGTACTTGAGTACAATAGATGTATCAAATCATTTTGGAACTTACATATATTTCATTGGCAAGAGGAGTGCGACCATTTTTGGAACTTTTCATACATTCCCCAAAGAACTCTACAGCATCTGGATCGCTGTTGTTGTACTTAGGCCTCTGCAGCATGTAAAAGCCTTGGATGACTTTGAAGCACACATCTCAGTTTGCATTGCATAGTAACAAAAGGATCCAGCCGAAAACCAGGCAATCAGTGTGcatacagaacaaaataatcacATACAGTACAAGAAGCAAAATGTTTAGTATCAGAAAGAGCCTTGCCCTTTTCATCCATCTTTCTGAGTTTCCCTGTGCAAATAAATTCCAAAAGGAAAAACACTACAAATAGCTATTCAGTAGAGGAAAAACACTACAAATatccatgaactacattttccttTGCAACATAACAAGAGCTTAAAGATGTTGAACATACAACCGAAAAGCACCCCAAAAGTGCCCCAAGTGAAAGCAATAGTATTACCAGGCTGTATCGATAGGCTATGTAGGACCTAGAACCAGTTTTTTGGTGAAGCTGCACCTTGGATCGGTTTACTTTATTCTTCGCAGATTTCTCCTGCACCACAAATGCAATACAAACTTCTAATTGACAGGCATAGTTTGATTGCATGTTAACAAAAGCAGTGATGCAGGCTATGGACCTGATTCTTTGGGTCACACCAGTACTTTATGAGCTCGATCCACTCCTCTGTCTTCATTTTAGGTGGAGGTTCTTTGGCCAACAGCTGTTCCATTGTGAGAGACTCGTCGAAGTACTTCCTTTTTAGGTGATACCTCTGCTGCTTTACTCCCTTCTTAATGATATCAGTGCATGCAGATTTGCTTGGTCCATCATTCTTAACATCCACATCCAACCTATTCTGCAGTCACACAAATCATTTATTTGACAAAATTTCTTACATGGGAGTAGAGCTAGTAATGAAAGAAAGTAGTTGAAGTGAATTAGGTGTCTCACCGCCACTTTATCAAGCACTTTTTGTACTTCTACTGGCCCCCCATCTTTTTCATAAAGCTTCCAAGATGTGTAGATAGGCAGCTTGTCTCTAAGAGCTACACCAGTTTC
The Panicum hallii strain FIL2 chromosome 6, PHallii_v3.1, whole genome shotgun sequence genome window above contains:
- the LOC112897592 gene encoding uncharacterized protein LOC112897592; this translates as MIKRGNKLPIQVAEGKKRPDVPLQAAKLASETGVALRDKLPIYTSWKLYEKDGGPVEVQKVLDKVANRLDVDVKNDGPSKSACTDIIKKGVKQQRYHLKRKYFDESLTMEQLLAKEPPPKMKTEEWIELIKYWCDPKNQEKSAKNKVNRSKVQLHQKTGSRSYIAYRYSLRPKYNNSDPDAVEFFGECMKSSKNGRTPLANEIYERMVAEKDREPEEGEEKKSPTKIVDETLSEISRSSTFLPNIGAPRPSKNAQSSSTAAQARIRAEFEATLQAEREEAARKREELQAQLQAQQDALEENQNLLRQTQEEVRGMTSRFEETNALLRAVLRLQKD